Proteins encoded by one window of Lates calcarifer isolate ASB-BC8 linkage group LG5, TLL_Latcal_v3, whole genome shotgun sequence:
- the LOC108875952 gene encoding uncharacterized protein LOC108875952, with translation MGVTALQILLLVHAFTLTTQEYVRLSVSPKITAEHGKPVTLQCNVSSSLNGLKIKHIGWSNSKMSCSVDSEGNITYQKSLLNDFHCEYKDGKFSLIFEKVEPHATEEPYGCKLRSNQGIQYKTTAVELQECCANVEGDLTSDGPICTFSDVYPDGDVHWFHGSHNLSGGFTVRKSVDKGGWLTVRSHLKRKSSDVPYNCSLWSSKSGRYIASTLVGGNARISAISSSHSKSQGPMWIVPCVSVLLAVTLK, from the exons ATGGGGGTCACAGCTTTGCAAATACTCTTGCTTGTGCATGCATTCACTTTGACAACACAAG AGTATGTGAGACTAAGTGTGAGTCCCAAGATCACTGCAGAGCATGGCAAACCAGTTACCCTGCAGTGCAACGTGTCCTCATCTCTTAATGGACTAAAGATTAAACACATTGGATGGTCCAACAGCAAAATGTCTTGTTCTGTGGACAGTGAAGGAAACATAACATACCAAAAAAGTCTATTAAATGACTTCCATTGTGAGTATAAAGACGGAAAATTTTCCCTCATCTTCGAAAAAGTGGAGCCACACGCAACAGAAGAGCCCTACGGATGCAAACTTCGATCCAACCAGGGAATACAGTATAAAACTACAGCTGTGGAGTTACAAG AGTGCTGTGCGAACGTGGAGGGTGATCTAACAAGCGATGGTCCTATTTGCACCTTCAGCGATGTCTATCCAGACGGAGATGTGCACTGGTTTCATGGCTCCCACAATCTCTCAGGCGGGTTTACAGTGCGTAAAAGTGTCGACAAAGGCGGTTGGCTGACTGTCCGTAGCCACCTGAAGAGGAAAAGTTCAGATGTGCCCTACAACTGTTCTTTGTGGAGCAGCAAATCTGGTAGATACATTGCAAGTACTTTGGTCGGGGGTAACGCCAGAATATCCGCTATTTCATCCTCACATAGCAAGTCGCAAGGACCTATGTGGATAGTTCCATGTGTTTCAGTCTTACTTGCTGTCACACTGAAATAA